A region of Subtercola boreus DNA encodes the following proteins:
- a CDS encoding helix-turn-helix transcriptional regulator produces the protein MPSSLDLITLGRRIRHFRKASDLTLDQLGEKVGVVGSQLSLIENGRREPKFSLLQSLSSVLGIPLSDLLSAEAPDARTALEIELARAQAGDLYASLGLPRVPASRNLPQETLESLVGLHRELIRRATESIATPEEARRANTELRDQMRARNNHLPELEKLVEQTLARVGHTGGALSHRTVSLLAEDLGFRLIHVNDLPHSARSVTDLASGRIYLPPASIPGGHGLRSMALQAMAHRVLGHTPPQNYADFLQQRLEINYFAAASLMPEAASVKFLQAAKARRDLSVEDFRDAFGVTHEAAALRMTNLATSHLGIDVHFLRLTDDGAIQKAYENDGLPLPQDVTGAVEGQFVCRNWAARVALTRTNRSTEFYQYTDTPSGTFWCATQTGTTAAGEFSISFGTSFADAKWFRGRDTEKRAQSRCPDESCCRRPASGLVERWSESAWPSARLHAHVLSPLPSGKFPGVDDREVYEFLEAHAAS, from the coding sequence ATGCCATCGAGTCTCGACCTGATCACCCTCGGCCGGCGCATCCGGCATTTCCGGAAGGCGTCCGACCTCACGCTCGACCAGCTGGGCGAGAAGGTGGGTGTCGTCGGCAGCCAGCTCTCGCTGATCGAGAACGGCCGCAGGGAGCCGAAGTTCTCCCTGCTGCAGTCCCTCTCCTCCGTGCTCGGGATCCCGCTCTCCGACCTGCTCTCCGCCGAGGCTCCGGATGCCCGCACCGCCCTCGAGATCGAGCTCGCGCGGGCGCAGGCCGGCGACCTCTACGCCTCGCTCGGGCTGCCGCGTGTTCCCGCCAGCCGGAACCTCCCGCAGGAGACCCTCGAGTCGCTCGTCGGGCTCCACCGCGAGCTGATCCGGCGGGCGACCGAGTCGATCGCGACCCCCGAGGAGGCCCGCCGGGCGAACACCGAACTGCGCGATCAGATGCGCGCACGGAACAATCACCTCCCCGAGCTCGAGAAGCTCGTGGAGCAGACCCTGGCGCGCGTCGGCCACACGGGCGGTGCCCTCAGCCACCGCACAGTGAGCCTGCTCGCCGAAGACCTCGGCTTCCGCCTCATCCACGTGAACGACCTGCCGCATTCGGCACGCTCGGTGACCGACCTCGCGAGCGGGCGCATCTACCTGCCCCCGGCCTCGATCCCCGGCGGGCACGGGCTCCGCTCGATGGCGCTGCAGGCGATGGCGCACCGCGTGCTCGGTCACACGCCGCCGCAGAACTACGCCGACTTCCTGCAGCAGCGGCTGGAGATCAACTATTTCGCGGCCGCTTCGCTGATGCCCGAGGCCGCATCCGTGAAGTTCCTGCAGGCGGCGAAGGCCCGGCGGGACCTCTCCGTCGAAGACTTTCGCGACGCGTTCGGTGTCACCCACGAAGCAGCGGCGCTGCGGATGACCAACCTCGCCACCTCGCACCTCGGCATCGACGTGCACTTCCTCCGCCTGACGGACGACGGGGCGATCCAGAAGGCCTACGAGAACGACGGCCTGCCGCTGCCGCAGGATGTCACGGGAGCCGTCGAGGGCCAGTTCGTCTGCCGCAACTGGGCCGCCCGTGTCGCGCTCACCCGCACCAATCGCAGCACCGAGTTCTACCAGTACACCGACACGCCCTCGGGCACGTTCTGGTGCGCCACCCAGACGGGAACGACGGCGGCGGGGGAGTTCTCGATCAGCTTCGGCACGTCGTTCGCCGACGCCAAATGGTTCCGCGGGCGCGACACCGAGAAGCGGGCCCAGTCCCGCTGCCCCGATGAGTCGTGCTGCCGGCGCCCTGCGTCGGGGTTGGTCGAGCGCTGGTCGGAGAGCGCCTGGCCGAGCGCGCGCCTGCACGCGCACGTGCTCTCCCCGCTGCCGTCGGGCAAGTTCCCGGGCGTCGACGACCGCGAAGTGTACGAGTTCCTAGAGGCGCACGCGGCGTCGTAG
- a CDS encoding S-layer homology domain-containing protein, which translates to MPISRRTSSLLSAFVGTVAAVALVLGGSLSASAEDADTSPRATDSASGIQAQAAAQATLQQSLAAAHAPAATSGASKNEAGSQSTQAQTDSTASAAALAFSAGNIINDSLFYTGTALTTAQVQTFLNQKGSGCTAGSLCLKNYKQTTYTQAADQMCGKYVGAANETAATIVYRVGKLCGISQKVLLTLIQKESSLVAATNPTAGDYETATGYGCADTQATCDKYYYGFYNQVYNAAWQFKRYLNPPGRTMDFTYFPVGKATSIQYNYDTSCGSSKVTLKNAATAALYYYTPYQPNKAALANPYGSGDACSSYGNRNFFVVYRDWFGSPNTAPDQYFSDVPVSSAKYPDIQFLARLGIANSVTAADGSQVFYPAKQANKSTVATYLYKYYGLPFVPPTTPSFADISVGNAAFTAVEWMKSRGLASPDASGNFNPNAIVNRQDLAVILATFSGDTLPNPATPSFTDVPKSNPAYRSIEWMKAHQVVGGTTFGPTTPLTRQSLADYLYGYYNRV; encoded by the coding sequence GTGCCGATCTCCCGCAGAACCTCCTCCCTCCTCTCCGCGTTCGTCGGCACTGTCGCCGCCGTCGCCCTCGTGCTCGGAGGTTCGCTGTCGGCGTCGGCAGAGGACGCCGACACCTCCCCGCGTGCGACCGACAGTGCGTCGGGCATCCAGGCGCAGGCTGCGGCACAGGCCACCCTGCAACAGTCCCTGGCTGCCGCTCATGCGCCGGCCGCGACATCCGGTGCCTCGAAGAACGAGGCCGGCTCGCAGAGCACGCAGGCGCAGACCGACTCCACCGCCTCGGCGGCCGCCCTGGCCTTCAGCGCCGGCAACATCATCAACGACTCCCTCTTCTACACCGGCACCGCGCTCACCACGGCACAGGTGCAGACGTTCCTGAACCAGAAGGGCTCCGGATGCACGGCCGGCAGCCTGTGCCTGAAGAACTACAAGCAGACCACCTACACGCAGGCCGCCGACCAGATGTGCGGAAAGTATGTCGGTGCAGCCAACGAGACCGCCGCGACGATCGTGTACCGGGTCGGCAAGCTGTGCGGCATCAGCCAGAAGGTGCTGCTGACGCTCATCCAGAAGGAGTCCTCGCTTGTTGCGGCGACGAACCCGACGGCCGGCGACTACGAGACCGCGACCGGTTACGGCTGCGCAGACACCCAGGCGACCTGCGACAAGTACTACTACGGCTTCTACAACCAGGTGTACAACGCGGCGTGGCAGTTCAAGCGCTACCTGAACCCGCCCGGACGCACCATGGACTTCACGTACTTCCCGGTCGGCAAGGCCACGAGCATCCAGTACAACTACGACACCAGCTGCGGTTCGTCGAAGGTCACGCTGAAGAATGCGGCGACCGCTGCTCTCTACTACTACACGCCCTACCAGCCGAACAAGGCAGCCCTTGCGAACCCGTACGGCAGCGGCGACGCCTGCTCCAGCTACGGCAACCGCAACTTCTTCGTGGTGTACCGCGACTGGTTCGGCTCGCCGAACACGGCGCCCGACCAGTACTTCAGCGACGTTCCGGTGTCGAGCGCGAAGTACCCCGACATCCAGTTCCTCGCCCGGCTCGGAATCGCGAACTCCGTGACGGCGGCCGACGGCAGCCAGGTGTTCTACCCGGCGAAGCAGGCCAACAAGTCGACCGTCGCGACCTACCTCTACAAGTACTACGGGCTGCCGTTCGTACCTCCGACCACGCCGTCGTTCGCCGACATCAGCGTCGGCAACGCGGCCTTCACGGCGGTCGAATGGATGAAGTCGCGCGGGCTGGCCTCTCCCGACGCGAGCGGCAACTTCAACCCGAACGCCATCGTCAACCGGCAGGACCTGGCCGTGATCCTCGCCACCTTCAGCGGTGACACCCTGCCGAACCCTGCCACCCCCTCGTTCACCGACGTGCCGAAGTCGAACCCCGCCTACCGCTCGATCGAGTGGATGAAGGCACACCAGGTCGTCGGCGGCACCACCTTCGGTCCGACCACCCCGCTGACGCGCCAGTCACTCGCCGACTACCTCTACGGGTACTACAACCGCGTCTGA
- a CDS encoding TetR family transcriptional regulator gives MEEKSAATVRPPRGRPRSSSRELLEDAAYELFLENSYVKTTVEQITQRAGVGRSTFFNYFDGKSDVFWGDIDRAFGTLQARLDEQTPDALPLPALSNALAAVAREFGPSRVPWILTQYTSIGSVPEVEASALARFARCAGQLSTFVAVRQGLDPDTLLPRTVAYAATGAVVAAAQEWAAAGPSRGSLEPFVVRALDALARGFAA, from the coding sequence GTGGAGGAGAAGTCGGCAGCGACCGTCAGGCCTCCGCGCGGCCGGCCCCGCTCGTCGTCGCGGGAACTCCTCGAAGACGCCGCCTACGAACTGTTCCTCGAGAACAGCTACGTGAAGACGACGGTCGAGCAGATCACCCAGCGCGCCGGCGTCGGGCGCTCGACCTTCTTCAACTACTTCGACGGCAAGAGCGACGTGTTCTGGGGCGACATCGACCGCGCCTTCGGCACTCTGCAGGCGCGCCTCGACGAGCAGACACCGGATGCCCTCCCCCTGCCCGCGCTCTCGAACGCCCTCGCGGCCGTCGCCCGAGAGTTCGGGCCATCCCGGGTACCGTGGATCCTGACGCAGTACACTTCCATCGGGTCGGTGCCTGAGGTGGAGGCGTCGGCGCTGGCCAGGTTCGCGCGGTGCGCGGGGCAACTCAGCACTTTCGTCGCGGTGCGGCAGGGTCTGGATCCCGACACGCTCCTGCCCCGCACCGTGGCCTACGCCGCCACCGGCGCCGTAGTGGCCGCGGCCCAGGAATGGGCGGCGGCGGGCCCGTCGCGCGGCTCCCTCGAACCCTTCGTGGTGCGCGCCCTCGACGCCCTCGCGCGCGGCTTCGCCGCCTGA
- a CDS encoding phosphoenolpyruvate carboxykinase (GTP): MSLLDRTTQKTSTSTYPTRVDSVGSRPARASETPTTLRIDAGLAAWIADVTALTEPSNVVWCDGSTAEYDLLTKAMVAQGTLIRLNPEWRPNSFLARSDPADVARVEDRTFICSTTEIDAGPTNNWREPAEMKAELTTHFRGSMRGRTMYVVPFSMGPVGGPLSQVGVQVTDSPYVVVSMALMTRIGTDVLNLITDDAPWVPALHSVGAPLTPGAVDVAWPHNASKYIAHFPETREIWSFGSGYGGNALLGKKCFALRIASVMARDEGWMAEHMLLVKITSPEGRVYHVAAAFPSACGKTNLAMLKPTVPGWKVETIGDDIVWMRPGPDGKLRAINPERGFFGVAPGTGIETNQTAVDTMWGNTIFTNVALRDDGDVWWEGLTPTPPAHLLDWQGNDWTPASSTPAAHPNARFTVTADQCPSIAEEWESPEGVVVDAILFGGRRPSTVPLVAQSKNWAHGVFVGATMASETTAAAAGAVGRLRHDPFAMLPFVGYNMADYFQHWLDMGDVLGENAPPIFQVNWFRKNDAGSYIWPGFSENSRVVEWIIRRLEGDVAARQTPIGGLPLVHELNVEGLGLSDSDVATLTGVDKAAWLAEADETATYFDSLGADRMPETLMTELARLRAGLAKLA; the protein is encoded by the coding sequence ATGAGCCTCTTGGACCGAACGACACAGAAGACCTCGACCTCGACGTACCCCACCCGCGTCGACAGCGTCGGAAGCCGCCCCGCCCGGGCATCCGAGACCCCGACCACCCTGCGCATCGATGCCGGGCTGGCCGCGTGGATCGCCGACGTCACCGCGCTCACCGAACCGAGCAATGTCGTCTGGTGCGACGGCTCGACGGCCGAGTACGACCTACTGACCAAGGCGATGGTCGCGCAGGGCACGCTGATCCGGTTGAACCCAGAATGGCGCCCCAACAGCTTCCTGGCCCGCAGCGACCCGGCCGATGTGGCGCGCGTCGAGGACCGAACGTTCATCTGCTCGACCACCGAGATCGATGCCGGCCCCACGAACAACTGGCGTGAGCCGGCCGAGATGAAGGCCGAGCTGACGACGCATTTCCGCGGCAGCATGCGCGGCCGCACCATGTACGTGGTGCCGTTCTCGATGGGTCCCGTCGGCGGCCCGCTCTCGCAGGTCGGCGTGCAGGTCACCGACTCGCCCTACGTCGTGGTCAGCATGGCGCTGATGACCCGCATCGGCACGGATGTGCTCAACCTGATCACCGACGACGCTCCGTGGGTGCCCGCGCTGCACAGCGTGGGTGCGCCCCTCACACCGGGTGCGGTGGATGTCGCGTGGCCGCACAATGCGTCGAAGTACATCGCCCACTTCCCGGAGACCCGCGAGATCTGGTCGTTCGGATCGGGTTACGGCGGAAACGCCCTGCTCGGCAAGAAGTGCTTCGCGCTCCGCATCGCCTCGGTGATGGCCCGCGACGAGGGCTGGATGGCCGAGCACATGCTGCTCGTCAAGATCACCTCGCCCGAGGGCCGCGTCTACCATGTGGCCGCCGCCTTCCCGTCGGCCTGCGGCAAGACGAACCTCGCGATGCTGAAGCCGACCGTTCCCGGCTGGAAGGTCGAGACCATCGGTGACGACATCGTCTGGATGCGCCCCGGCCCCGACGGAAAGCTCCGCGCGATCAACCCCGAACGCGGCTTCTTCGGCGTCGCCCCCGGAACCGGGATCGAGACGAACCAGACGGCCGTCGACACCATGTGGGGCAACACGATCTTCACGAACGTCGCCCTCCGCGACGACGGGGATGTCTGGTGGGAGGGCCTCACGCCGACCCCGCCGGCGCACCTGCTCGACTGGCAGGGCAACGACTGGACGCCGGCCTCCTCGACCCCCGCGGCGCACCCGAACGCCCGCTTCACCGTGACGGCCGACCAGTGCCCCTCGATCGCCGAGGAGTGGGAGTCGCCCGAGGGTGTCGTCGTCGACGCGATCCTCTTCGGCGGGCGACGCCCGTCGACCGTGCCGCTCGTAGCGCAGTCGAAGAACTGGGCGCACGGCGTGTTCGTCGGGGCAACCATGGCCTCGGAGACCACCGCTGCCGCGGCCGGTGCCGTCGGCCGCCTCCGCCACGACCCGTTCGCCATGCTCCCGTTTGTCGGCTACAACATGGCCGACTACTTCCAGCACTGGCTCGACATGGGCGACGTGCTCGGCGAGAACGCTCCCCCGATCTTCCAGGTGAACTGGTTCCGGAAGAACGACGCGGGCTCGTACATCTGGCCGGGATTCAGCGAGAACTCGCGGGTGGTCGAGTGGATCATCCGCCGCCTCGAAGGTGATGTGGCCGCGCGCCAGACGCCGATCGGCGGACTCCCGCTGGTGCACGAGCTGAACGTCGAAGGCCTCGGCCTCTCGGATTCGGATGTCGCGACCCTCACCGGCGTCGACAAGGCCGCCTGGCTGGCCGAGGCCGACGAGACGGCAACGTACTTCGACTCGCTCGGCGCCGACAGGATGCCCGAGACCCTCATGACCGAGCTGGCGCGCCTTCGCGCGGGGCTCGCGAAGCTCGCCTAG
- the ileS gene encoding isoleucine--tRNA ligase: MTYPKESPAGAAFGPGSNSPGSNSSGSNGSGSNSISPSPRFPAIEEQVLGFWKADGTFQASIDQRADAPEWVFYDGPPFANGLPHYGHLLTGYAKDLFPRFQTMRGKLVHRRFGWDTHGLPAELEAMRQLGITEKSEIEAMGIAEFNAAARASVLQYTGEWQEYVTRQARWVDFENDYKTLDITFMESVIWAFKQLHDKGLAYEGFRVLPYCWHDETPLSNHELRMDDDVYKMRQDQTVTVTFPLVGTKAESLGLTAVRALAWTTTPWTLPTNLALAVGPGITYAVVPSGPNGTADAEVAREQGSDAPDVATDVLSADYLLAEDLVGNYAKELGYDSAEAARAAVTRTLLGSELDGVKYDRLWDYYADAETYGTQNAWQILVADYVSTTEGTGIVHQSPAYGEEDQKICEAAGIPVLISVDEGARFLPNITEVAGLQVFEANKPLTQLLKAQGRLLRQASYEHSYPHCWRCRNPLIYKAVSSWFIRVTDFRGRMEDLNQQIEWVPENVKDGQFGKWVSNARDWSISRNRYWGSPIPVWKSDNPEYPRVDVYGSLDELARDFGALPLNADGQPDLHRPYIDSLTRPNPDDPTGGSTMRRIEDVLDVWFDSGSMPFAQVHYPFENHDWFDTHSPADFIVEYIGQTRGWFYTMHILSTALFDRPAFKNVISHGIVLGSDGQKMSKSLRNYPDVNEVFDRDGSDAMRWFLMSSPVLRGGNLIVTEEGIRESVRQFILPLWNTYYFFSLYANAAGGADAAGEAGYEASWRTDSTDVLDRYLLAKTRDLVEGVTADLEALDATVAASRLRDFADVLTNWYVRRSRDRFWSGDDRQGFDTLYTVLETLTRLSAPLIPLIGDHVWKGLTGGRSVHLEDWPHANAFPEEPELVAAMDRIRAISSSALSLRKANGLRVRLPLASLTVVTENAAALAAFEEILRDELNVKAVSFVEQVPTSAADFGITSRLTVNARAAGPRLGKQVQQVIKAARNGDWSEHDGVVTAGGIDLEAAEYELVLETSAPDVAGQPAASADGPAPGVGAPSSQALALLPGGGFALLDTTMTPELEAEGLARDVIRAVQETRKGAGFDVSDRITLDLVFFSDADADAVRSVAAGGSGSNAGTVAIDEETLATRFTVVSPKDFRNLERYREVLVSEWIGRMVSTPPEHFARVEKDRYANSDLFVVAVSRPEGVRDV; encoded by the coding sequence ATGACGTATCCCAAAGAGTCACCCGCAGGCGCGGCATTCGGCCCCGGTTCGAACAGCCCCGGTTCGAACAGCAGCGGTTCGAACGGCAGCGGCTCGAACAGCATCAGCCCGAGCCCCCGGTTCCCGGCCATCGAAGAGCAGGTGCTCGGCTTCTGGAAGGCCGACGGCACCTTCCAAGCGTCGATCGACCAACGCGCAGATGCCCCCGAGTGGGTCTTCTACGACGGGCCGCCGTTCGCCAACGGGCTTCCGCACTACGGTCACCTGCTGACCGGCTACGCCAAAGACCTGTTCCCTCGCTTCCAGACGATGCGCGGCAAGCTCGTGCACCGCCGATTCGGCTGGGACACGCACGGCCTGCCCGCAGAACTCGAAGCCATGCGCCAGCTCGGTATCACCGAGAAGAGCGAGATCGAGGCGATGGGCATCGCCGAGTTCAATGCGGCGGCCCGGGCATCCGTGCTGCAGTACACCGGCGAATGGCAGGAGTACGTCACCCGGCAGGCGCGCTGGGTCGACTTCGAGAACGACTACAAGACGCTCGACATCACGTTCATGGAGAGCGTGATCTGGGCGTTCAAGCAGCTGCACGACAAGGGGCTCGCCTACGAGGGTTTCCGTGTGCTGCCCTACTGCTGGCACGACGAGACCCCGCTGTCGAACCACGAACTCCGCATGGACGACGACGTCTACAAGATGCGCCAGGACCAGACCGTCACCGTGACGTTCCCGCTCGTCGGCACGAAGGCCGAGTCGCTCGGCCTCACCGCCGTGCGCGCCCTCGCCTGGACGACCACCCCGTGGACCCTGCCGACGAACCTCGCGCTCGCTGTCGGGCCTGGCATCACGTATGCGGTCGTGCCCTCGGGCCCGAACGGCACCGCAGATGCCGAGGTCGCTCGCGAGCAGGGTTCCGATGCTCCGGATGTCGCGACAGACGTACTGAGCGCCGACTACCTGCTCGCCGAAGACCTCGTCGGCAACTACGCCAAGGAGCTTGGCTACGACTCCGCCGAGGCCGCGCGCGCGGCCGTCACCCGCACCCTCCTGGGCAGCGAGCTCGACGGTGTGAAGTACGACCGCCTCTGGGACTACTACGCCGACGCCGAGACCTACGGCACCCAGAACGCCTGGCAGATCCTCGTGGCCGACTACGTCTCCACCACAGAGGGCACGGGCATCGTGCACCAGTCGCCTGCCTACGGCGAGGAAGACCAGAAGATCTGCGAGGCTGCGGGTATCCCCGTGCTCATCTCGGTCGACGAGGGCGCGCGCTTCCTGCCGAACATCACCGAGGTCGCCGGCCTCCAGGTCTTCGAGGCCAACAAGCCGCTCACCCAGCTGCTGAAGGCCCAGGGCCGGCTTCTCCGCCAGGCGAGCTACGAGCACTCGTACCCGCACTGCTGGCGCTGCCGCAACCCGCTGATCTACAAGGCCGTGTCGAGCTGGTTCATCCGGGTCACCGACTTCCGGGGCCGCATGGAAGACCTCAACCAGCAGATCGAATGGGTGCCCGAGAACGTCAAAGACGGGCAGTTCGGCAAGTGGGTCTCCAACGCCCGCGACTGGTCGATCTCGCGCAACCGCTACTGGGGTTCACCGATCCCGGTGTGGAAGAGCGACAACCCCGAGTACCCGCGGGTGGACGTGTACGGCTCGCTCGACGAGCTCGCGCGCGACTTCGGCGCTCTTCCGCTGAACGCCGACGGCCAGCCCGACCTCCACCGCCCCTACATCGACAGCCTGACACGCCCGAACCCCGACGACCCCACCGGCGGGTCGACGATGCGCCGCATCGAAGACGTGCTCGACGTCTGGTTCGACAGCGGGTCGATGCCTTTCGCGCAGGTGCACTATCCGTTCGAGAACCACGACTGGTTCGACACGCACAGCCCCGCCGACTTCATCGTCGAGTACATCGGGCAGACGCGCGGCTGGTTCTACACGATGCACATCCTCTCGACCGCGCTCTTCGACCGCCCCGCGTTCAAGAACGTGATCAGCCACGGCATCGTTCTCGGCAGCGACGGCCAGAAGATGTCGAAGAGCCTCCGCAACTACCCCGACGTGAACGAGGTCTTCGACCGCGACGGCTCCGACGCGATGCGCTGGTTCCTGATGAGCTCGCCGGTTCTGCGGGGCGGCAACCTCATCGTCACTGAGGAGGGTATCCGCGAGTCGGTGCGGCAGTTCATCCTGCCGCTCTGGAACACGTACTACTTCTTCAGCCTGTACGCGAACGCCGCGGGCGGTGCTGACGCCGCGGGCGAGGCCGGATACGAGGCCTCCTGGCGCACGGACTCCACCGACGTTCTCGACCGCTACCTGCTCGCGAAGACCCGCGATCTCGTCGAGGGCGTCACCGCCGACCTCGAGGCGCTGGATGCGACCGTCGCCGCGTCCCGGCTCCGAGACTTCGCCGACGTGCTCACGAACTGGTACGTGCGCCGCTCCCGCGACCGTTTCTGGTCGGGAGACGACCGGCAGGGCTTCGACACCCTCTACACCGTGCTCGAGACCCTGACGCGGCTGTCGGCACCGCTCATCCCGCTGATCGGCGACCACGTCTGGAAGGGCCTCACCGGCGGCCGGAGCGTGCACCTCGAAGACTGGCCGCACGCGAACGCCTTCCCCGAGGAGCCCGAGCTCGTCGCCGCGATGGACCGCATCCGCGCCATCAGCTCGAGCGCCCTCTCGCTCCGCAAGGCGAACGGGCTGCGCGTGCGCCTGCCGCTCGCGAGTCTCACGGTGGTCACCGAGAACGCCGCAGCGCTCGCCGCATTCGAGGAGATCCTCCGCGACGAGCTGAACGTCAAGGCGGTCAGCTTCGTCGAGCAGGTTCCGACCAGCGCCGCCGACTTCGGCATCACCTCGCGACTCACCGTCAACGCCCGTGCGGCGGGCCCGCGGCTCGGCAAGCAGGTGCAGCAGGTCATCAAGGCGGCTCGGAACGGCGACTGGTCCGAGCACGACGGCGTCGTCACGGCCGGCGGCATCGACCTCGAAGCGGCCGAGTACGAGCTCGTACTCGAGACGTCGGCTCCGGATGTCGCGGGGCAGCCCGCCGCGTCTGCCGACGGTCCGGCACCGGGCGTTGGCGCTCCCTCCTCACAGGCGCTCGCGCTGCTCCCCGGCGGAGGTTTCGCGCTGCTCGACACCACGATGACGCCCGAGCTCGAGGCTGAGGGCCTGGCCCGCGACGTCATCCGTGCCGTGCAGGAGACCCGGAAGGGCGCGGGCTTCGACGTGAGCGACCGCATCACCCTCGACCTGGTCTTCTTCAGCGATGCCGACGCGGATGCGGTGCGGAGCGTCGCCGCGGGAGGGTCCGGCAGCAACGCCGGAACCGTCGCCATCGACGAGGAGACCCTCGCCACCCGGTTCACCGTGGTGTCGCCGAAGGATTTCCGGAACCTCGAGCGCTACCGCGAGGTCCTGGTCTCGGAATGGATCGGACGCATGGTGAGTACTCCACCCGAGCACTTCGCCCGCGTCGAGAAGGACAGGTACGCCAACAGCGACCTGTTCGTGGTGGCCGTGAGCCGGCCGGAAGGAGTCCGCGATGTCTGA
- a CDS encoding bifunctional folylpolyglutamate synthase/dihydrofolate synthase has protein sequence MSDPRNPDEVGADGVEPGAFEGGDREPDELREGDGVRDQIGYGDDPGDGVHRQRYDDDGTVDDDDDDAADDTEDPSEFEMADAYDEQLVVRAGGGATIGEDEPELPDEFVEQGDEVYAELLSRLGEAAPEPRLGATRRVVELLGDPHRAYPIIHITGTNGKTSTSRIAESILRAYGLRTGLFTSPHLERLNERIVIDGRPISNEALAANWADIQPFLGIVDAELTGAGEPRLTFFEALTVLAFASFADAPVDVAVIEVGMGGEWDSTNVADGQVAVFTPISLDHTARLGNTVAEIARTKSGIVKPAAQVVTAKQQPEALAELQRAAELTESTFVAEGDGFEVVSSSVAVGGQVVTIKGVAGTYRDLFLPLYGDHQAQNAAVAVAAVESFLGGGQTALVEDVLTEAFNTVTSPGRLQLIGTEPTVLVDAAHNPGGAEALAAAMKQYFTFDKVVAVISILADKDAAGIVRALEPVVSEFVVTRSSSDRAVDADELASVVVGIAGADRVVVELDPREAAAIARESAGESDRGAVLVTGSITLVGEIITLAADEGWKP, from the coding sequence ATGTCTGACCCGAGGAATCCAGATGAGGTCGGGGCCGACGGGGTCGAGCCAGGCGCGTTCGAGGGTGGCGATCGTGAGCCCGACGAGCTGCGTGAGGGTGACGGCGTTCGCGACCAGATCGGTTATGGCGACGACCCGGGTGACGGTGTGCACCGCCAGCGCTACGACGACGACGGAACGGTCGACGACGATGACGATGACGCCGCCGACGACACGGAAGACCCGAGCGAGTTCGAGATGGCCGACGCCTACGACGAACAGCTCGTGGTGCGGGCTGGCGGCGGCGCCACCATCGGCGAAGACGAGCCCGAGCTGCCCGACGAGTTCGTCGAGCAGGGCGACGAGGTCTACGCCGAACTGCTCTCCCGCCTCGGCGAAGCGGCTCCCGAACCCCGGCTCGGGGCGACCCGGCGCGTTGTCGAGCTGCTGGGTGACCCGCACAGGGCCTACCCGATCATCCACATCACCGGAACGAACGGCAAGACCAGCACCAGCCGTATCGCCGAGAGCATCCTGCGGGCCTACGGGCTCCGCACCGGACTCTTCACGAGCCCGCATCTCGAACGACTGAACGAACGCATCGTCATCGACGGCCGGCCCATCTCGAATGAGGCGCTCGCGGCCAACTGGGCCGACATCCAGCCGTTCCTCGGCATTGTGGATGCGGAACTCACCGGTGCCGGCGAACCCCGCCTGACGTTCTTCGAGGCCCTCACGGTGCTCGCGTTCGCGTCGTTCGCCGACGCGCCCGTCGACGTCGCCGTGATCGAGGTCGGCATGGGCGGCGAGTGGGACTCCACCAACGTTGCCGACGGCCAGGTGGCGGTGTTCACGCCGATCTCGCTCGACCACACGGCGCGGCTCGGCAACACCGTCGCGGAGATCGCCCGCACCAAGTCGGGCATCGTCAAACCGGCCGCGCAGGTCGTCACGGCGAAGCAGCAACCGGAGGCGCTCGCCGAGCTGCAGCGCGCCGCCGAGCTCACCGAGTCGACATTCGTCGCCGAGGGCGACGGGTTCGAGGTCGTCTCGAGCTCCGTCGCCGTCGGTGGCCAGGTCGTGACGATCAAGGGCGTCGCGGGCACCTACCGCGACCTCTTCCTGCCGCTGTACGGCGACCACCAGGCCCAGAACGCGGCCGTCGCCGTGGCTGCGGTCGAATCGTTCCTCGGCGGCGGCCAGACCGCTCTCGTCGAAGACGTACTCACCGAGGCCTTCAACACGGTCACCTCGCCCGGCCGCCTCCAGCTGATCGGCACCGAGCCGACGGTGCTGGTGGATGCCGCACACAACCCCGGCGGTGCAGAGGCGCTCGCGGCGGCGATGAAGCAGTACTTCACGTTCGACAAGGTCGTTGCGGTGATCAGCATCCTCGCAGACAAGGACGCCGCGGGCATCGTCAGAGCGCTGGAACCGGTCGTCTCGGAGTTCGTCGTCACGCGTTCCTCGTCAGACCGTGCCGTCGACGCCGATGAGCTTGCGAGCGTGGTGGTCGGCATCGCCGGCGCCGACCGTGTCGTGGTCGAGCTCGACCCACGGGAAGCCGCCGCGATCGCCCGCGAGTCGGCAGGGGAGTCCGACAGGGGCGCCGTGCTGGTGACCGGGTCGATCACGCTCGTCGGGGAGATCATCACCCTGGCCGCCGACGAGGGCTGGAAGCCGTGA